In the Plasmodium yoelii strain 17X genome assembly, chromosome: 3 genome, one interval contains:
- a CDS encoding asparagine--tRNA ligase, putative, with product MAIEVDEETLKIAKEFQKKNEEEIKSKKLKPETIQLDSPSSNLIKINEASCRGRIKISNLLNAPISETEYNNKDKIEKNKYIDQLVVVCGWSKAVRKQGGGRFCFVNLNDGSCHLNLQIVVNQNIDNYDKLLKCGIGCCFRFTGTLILSPVQNTEKKGLLNQNVELTLTDNSIHSFEIYGENLDPQKYPLSKKNHGKEFLREVAHLRPRSYFISSVMRIRNALMLSTHLFFQSRGFICIQTPLITTSDCEGGGEMFTVTTLFNEEGDINSIPKTKKKINNNQIVKREDQNTNELETNNNTNQYIVDFKKDFFSKQAFLTVSGQLSLENLCSSMGDVYTFGPTFRAENSHTSRHLAEFWMIEPEMAFADIYDNMEVAEAYIKYCIRYVLNNNFHDIYYFEENVEKGLIDRLKNILNDNFAKITYTNAIDLLTKYSNNFEVPIKWGMDLQSEHERFISEQIFKKPVIVYNYPKDLKAFYMKLNDDNKTVAAMDVLVPKIGEVIGGSQREDNLELLDKMINEKKLNIESYWWYRQLRKYGTHPHSGFGLGFERLIMLVTGVDNIKDTIPFPRYHGHAEF from the coding sequence ATGGCCATCGAAGTTGATGAGGAAACCCTGAAAATCGCCAAagaatttcaaaaaaaaaatgaagaagaaataaaatcaaaaaaactAAAACCCGAAACTATACAGTTAGATAGCCCAAGTtctaatttaataaaaataaatgaagcATCATGTAGAggaagaataaaaatatctaATCTTTTAAATGCCCCAATAAGTGAAactgaatataataataaagataaaattgaaaaaaataaatatattgacCAATTAGTAGTTGTATGTGGATGGAGTAAAGCTGTTAGAAAACAAGGAGGTGGTAGATTCTGTTTTGTAAATTTAAATGATGGGTCATGTCAtttaaatttacaaatagttgtaaatcaaaatatagataattatgataaattattaaaatgtgGAATTGGATGTTGTTTTAGATTTACCGGGACCTTAATTTTATCTCCTGTACAAAATACAGAAAAAAAAGGATTATTAAATCAAAATGTTGAATTAACATTAACAGATAATTCTATACATAGTTTTGAAATATATGGAGAAAATTTAGATCCTCAAAAATATCCactttcaaaaaaaaatcatgGAAAAGAATTTTTAAGAGAAGTTGCACATCTACGTCCTCGTAGTTATTTTATAAGTTCAGTAATGAGAATACGAAATGCCTTAATGTTATCtacacatttattttttcaaagtCGAGGTTTTATATGTATTCAGACTCCTTTGATAACTACATCTGATTGTGAAGGAGGTGGGGAAATGTTTACAGTAACAACCCTTTTTAATGAAGAGGGTGATATTAATTCAATTcctaaaacaaaaaaaaaaataaataataatcaaaTAGTAAAAAGAGAAGATCAAAATACAAATGAATtagaaacaaataataatacaaatcaATATATAgttgattttaaaaaagatTTTTTTAGCAAACAAGCTTTTTTGACAGTTAGTGGGCAACTATCCTTAGAAAATTTATGTTCTTCTATGGGTgatgtatatacatttggACCAACATTTAGAGCAGAAAATTCTCATACATCTAGACATCTAGCTGAATTTTGGATGATAGAACCTGAAATGGCATTTGCtgatatatatgataatatgGAAGTAGCTGAAgcttatattaaatattgtaTCCGTTATGTtttaaataacaattttcatgatatatattattttgaagaaaatgttgaaaaaggATTAATAGAtagattaaaaaatattttaaatgataattttGCTAAAATTACATATACAAATGCTATAgatttattaacaaaatattctaataattttgaaGTACCAATTAAATGGGGTATGGATCTACAATCAGAACATGAAAGGTTTATATCTgaacaaatttttaaaaaaccagttattgtttataattatccaaaagatttaaaagctttttatatgaaattaaatgatgataataaaactGTTGCAGCTATGGATGTTCTTGTTCCCAAAATCGGAGAAGTTATTGGTGGATCTCAAAGAGAAGATAATTTAGAATTATTagataaaatgataaatgaaaaaaaattaaatattgaaAGTTATTGGTGGTATAGACAATTAAGAAAATATGGAACACATCCACATTCTGGATTCGGTTTAGGGTTCGAAAGATTAATTATGTTAGTTACCGGTGTTGATAACATTAAGGATACCATCCCTTTCCCAAGATATCACGGCCATGCTGAATTTTAG